One Methylohalobius crimeensis 10Ki DNA segment encodes these proteins:
- a CDS encoding DEAD/DEAH box helicase, which translates to MTVSAAALEALQSHWALSAIGQEERARAAELVNERLVRRAVGRQIDFAFAEADTDDALLDRVALAYEMAAIEGLDALSRPSGGDNALRDQATAASHHAFDIRRLAEIPEGTQERIFHVLQLSALAYCGDRWSDLRRWFTENRSAISIPSVAEAPWDRRLLYRLFECWVRLFRKEGWDDLDRIREIIAGLREDQRSQEAARLANGSAAEDRAVALRLIALYHWAKGTEVLAEYMLQGQSQAVFADLDKHFESGIKAATASGDAQHEVILRWLHAASRIMVTNSLWWGTRTVNSRVSEFVKALTKREHQAMFELLPPQRTALLEQGLLDQAKTAIVIDMPTSGGKTLLAQFRILQALNQFDADKGWVAYVAPTRALTAQVTRRLRRDFEPIGLRVEQLSGAIEVDAFEEELLTDQEKPFDVLVATPEKLSLVIRNKNVPRPLALVVMDEAHNLETEARGLRIEFLLATIKRDCPQANFLLLMPYVESSETVARWLAQDIDAGKAISFSTTAWKPNERIVGLYRAIADDSERAGWRLDYETLTVTERAMKLRGTHRAGNCRPIDVPKSKVLDKGQQKGFGLQTAAMASVMSARGTSIAVANSIPTVWSMARHAAESVPEFESVPDDVQLVQNFLRTEVSPQFELIDMLDHGVGVHHAGLSDEIRTLMEWLAESGHLRVLCATSTIAQGINFPVSSIFLQSHKLPYGVEMSPREFWNLASRAGRIAQDSVGVVGLAEGSDRAAKIDFLSRATGALASRLVALLDQLAAQGQLNNLDAVLWQDQWEDFRCYVAHLWAEKKNLDAVLAESEQLLRQTYGYTTMRNDPAQRDKADALLDATKSYARRLADMPGAAELADSTGFSPEGVQKAMAGMRNLEEQLRPDDWAPDSLFGEVGRMADLFGVMLKVPQLKQQLEEIGGDGFDYAHLSNITRDWVNGARLDDIARTYFSHDAARSETEAFTDACKAIYRAIVNNGTWGVSALSRVSGMDFEGMSEAERRRINALPAMIYHGVRTEDAVLMRMNAAPRSAAEELGSLYKEAFGNDESRYSVGKARSFLKEMSPREWNRARPADAALSGAGYKKIWEVLSGEGA; encoded by the coding sequence ATGACTGTCTCCGCTGCTGCCCTTGAAGCCCTCCAGTCCCACTGGGCACTAAGCGCCATCGGCCAGGAAGAGCGAGCCCGTGCCGCCGAGCTGGTCAATGAGCGGTTGGTGCGGCGCGCCGTCGGTCGTCAGATCGATTTCGCGTTCGCGGAGGCTGACACCGACGATGCGTTGCTCGATCGTGTCGCACTTGCCTATGAAATGGCGGCAATCGAGGGGCTCGATGCACTGAGTCGCCCCTCAGGTGGCGATAACGCTTTGAGGGATCAAGCCACGGCGGCTTCACATCATGCGTTCGACATTCGCCGCCTGGCGGAGATACCGGAAGGCACGCAAGAGCGTATCTTCCATGTTTTGCAGCTCTCGGCGCTCGCTTATTGCGGTGACCGTTGGTCGGACTTGCGACGCTGGTTTACCGAGAACAGATCGGCAATCTCGATTCCAAGCGTGGCCGAAGCGCCATGGGACAGGCGGCTTCTATACCGGTTGTTCGAGTGCTGGGTTCGCCTCTTCCGCAAGGAGGGCTGGGATGATCTGGATCGCATCCGAGAAATCATCGCCGGGCTTCGGGAAGACCAGCGATCGCAGGAGGCGGCAAGGCTCGCGAATGGTTCAGCGGCGGAAGACCGAGCGGTCGCGTTGCGCCTGATCGCCCTCTACCACTGGGCCAAAGGGACCGAGGTCCTTGCCGAATACATGCTTCAAGGTCAGTCCCAGGCAGTCTTTGCCGATCTCGACAAGCATTTCGAGTCCGGCATCAAGGCAGCGACCGCGTCGGGCGACGCTCAGCATGAAGTGATCCTTCGCTGGCTACACGCCGCTAGCCGGATCATGGTCACCAATTCCCTATGGTGGGGAACGCGCACCGTTAATTCCCGCGTGTCCGAATTCGTCAAGGCACTGACCAAACGCGAGCATCAGGCGATGTTCGAGCTGTTGCCACCGCAGCGGACCGCCCTGCTTGAGCAAGGGCTCCTCGATCAGGCCAAGACGGCGATCGTAATCGACATGCCGACCTCCGGCGGCAAGACACTGCTGGCACAGTTTCGGATTCTCCAGGCCCTTAACCAGTTCGACGCAGACAAGGGCTGGGTTGCGTATGTCGCGCCGACAAGAGCCCTGACAGCCCAGGTTACCCGGCGGCTTCGCCGGGATTTCGAGCCCATCGGATTAAGGGTAGAGCAGCTCAGCGGTGCCATTGAAGTCGATGCCTTTGAAGAAGAACTGCTGACCGATCAGGAGAAGCCTTTCGATGTGCTCGTGGCTACACCCGAGAAGCTATCGCTGGTCATTCGCAACAAGAATGTGCCGCGTCCGCTCGCCCTTGTCGTCATGGATGAAGCGCACAACCTTGAAACCGAGGCCCGAGGCCTTCGTATCGAGTTTCTCCTTGCGACGATCAAGCGAGATTGTCCGCAGGCGAACTTCCTGCTTCTGATGCCCTATGTCGAGAGCAGCGAGACCGTGGCGCGCTGGCTTGCGCAGGACATCGATGCCGGTAAGGCGATCAGTTTCAGTACAACGGCCTGGAAACCCAATGAGCGGATCGTCGGTCTTTACCGGGCTATCGCTGATGACAGCGAGCGGGCTGGTTGGCGGCTTGACTACGAGACCCTGACCGTCACCGAAAGAGCCATGAAGTTGCGCGGCACGCACCGTGCGGGCAATTGCAGGCCCATTGATGTGCCGAAGAGCAAAGTGCTCGACAAAGGGCAGCAGAAGGGATTCGGTTTGCAGACCGCAGCCATGGCTTCCGTCATGTCGGCTCGTGGTACAAGCATTGCGGTCGCCAATAGTATTCCTACCGTCTGGTCGATGGCGCGGCATGCCGCTGAAAGCGTCCCGGAATTTGAAAGTGTCCCGGACGACGTGCAATTGGTGCAAAACTTTCTGAGGACTGAGGTCAGTCCTCAGTTCGAACTGATCGACATGCTCGACCATGGCGTCGGCGTTCACCATGCCGGGTTGTCTGATGAAATCCGCACGCTCATGGAGTGGCTTGCGGAATCGGGCCATCTTCGCGTCTTGTGCGCGACCTCGACTATAGCTCAAGGGATCAACTTCCCGGTTTCCTCGATATTCCTGCAATCCCACAAGCTGCCCTACGGCGTTGAAATGAGTCCCCGAGAGTTTTGGAACCTCGCAAGTCGGGCAGGACGGATCGCTCAGGACAGTGTTGGTGTAGTGGGACTGGCTGAAGGGTCCGATCGGGCAGCAAAGATTGATTTTCTGAGCCGTGCAACAGGCGCTCTTGCATCGCGCCTGGTTGCGCTTCTCGACCAGCTCGCCGCGCAGGGACAGCTCAACAATCTCGATGCTGTTCTCTGGCAGGACCAGTGGGAAGATTTCCGTTGCTATGTTGCCCACCTCTGGGCCGAAAAGAAAAACCTCGATGCGGTGCTCGCCGAATCCGAGCAGCTTCTTAGGCAGACCTATGGCTATACAACCATGCGCAATGATCCCGCGCAGCGCGATAAGGCCGATGCTTTGCTGGATGCGACGAAGAGCTACGCGCGCAGGCTCGCCGATATGCCAGGGGCGGCAGAGCTGGCGGATTCCACCGGCTTTTCGCCGGAAGGTGTGCAGAAGGCCATGGCCGGAATGCGCAATCTCGAAGAACAGTTGAGGCCGGATGACTGGGCACCGGATAGCCTGTTTGGCGAGGTCGGGCGCATGGCCGATCTGTTCGGCGTCATGCTGAAGGTGCCCCAACTCAAGCAACAGCTCGAAGAGATCGGCGGCGACGGGTTCGACTATGCCCATCTTTCCAATATCACTCGCGACTGGGTCAATGGTGCGCGGCTGGACGACATTGCAAGAACCTATTTTTCTCACGATGCCGCTCGTTCGGAAACCGAAGCCTTTACCGACGCCTGCAAGGCGATCTACCGCGCCATCGTCAATAACGGAACCTGGGGTGTATCGGCCCTGAGCCGTGTCTCCGGGATGGACTTCGAAGGTATGAGTGAGGCCGAGCGCCGCCGGATCAACGCTTTGCCCGCGATGATCTATCACGGGGTTCGCACCGAGGACGCCGTTTTGATGCGGATGAACGCCGCGCCGCGCAGCGCGGCCGAAGAGCTTGGCTCGCTCTATAAAGAGGCCTTCGGCAACGATGAAAGCCGTTATTCTGTGGGCAAAGCGCGCAGCTTCCTGAAAGAGATGTCACCGAGGGAATGGAACCGCGCAAGGCCTGCTGATGCGGCCCTGAGCGGCGCTGGATACAAAAAGATCTGGGAAGTCCTGTCCGGGGAGGGAGCCTGA
- a CDS encoding restriction endonuclease subunit S: MSEWEHGVLGDLVELKRGYDLPKKRRQSGPFPLVSSSGITDYHAEAMVKGPGVITGRYGTLGQVFFIQDDFWPLNTTLYVRDFKNNDPRFVSYFLRSMDFMAYSDKAAVPGLNRNHLHVASIYYPTSLEEQQKIAALLGALDDKIELNCQTNETLEAMARAIFKDWFVDFGPTRAKAEGREPYLATELWDLFPDALDDDDKPMGWEVRKLEDYLELAYGKSLPAKQRKLGSVAVYGSGGVAGTHDTPLVEGPVVIVGRKGTVGSLYWEDGPAFPIDTVFYVVPRVGSLLFSYHLLSVQPLKDMNTDAAVPGLNRGNAYRLEFPRPDEQLIQAFENLVAPLWKRRAANLKEVETLAQTRDLLLPKLMSGEIRLRDAEKAVEAVA, translated from the coding sequence ATGAGTGAGTGGGAACACGGTGTTTTGGGTGATCTCGTAGAGTTGAAACGTGGTTACGATCTTCCAAAAAAGAGACGTCAAAGTGGTCCCTTCCCGCTCGTGTCGTCGTCAGGCATCACCGATTATCACGCTGAAGCAATGGTCAAAGGACCGGGTGTTATAACAGGGCGATACGGTACTCTTGGGCAAGTATTTTTTATTCAGGATGATTTTTGGCCTCTTAATACCACGCTTTATGTTCGAGATTTTAAGAATAACGATCCGCGTTTTGTGAGCTATTTTCTCCGGTCTATGGATTTTATGGCTTATTCTGACAAAGCTGCGGTTCCTGGACTGAACAGAAACCATCTTCATGTTGCGTCGATTTATTACCCGACAAGTTTGGAAGAACAGCAAAAAATTGCCGCCCTCCTCGGCGCTCTTGACGATAAGATCGAACTAAACTGCCAGACCAACGAAACCTTGGAGGCGATGGCGCGGGCAATCTTCAAGGACTGGTTTGTTGATTTCGGACCTACACGAGCCAAGGCCGAAGGGCGAGAGCCCTATCTTGCCACGGAACTCTGGGACCTTTTCCCTGACGCTCTCGACGATGACGATAAGCCGATGGGATGGGAAGTAAGAAAATTGGAGGACTACCTGGAATTAGCTTACGGGAAGTCCCTTCCAGCAAAGCAGAGAAAGCTAGGGTCAGTCGCTGTTTACGGCTCCGGCGGTGTTGCTGGAACACACGATACGCCGTTGGTCGAAGGACCAGTTGTGATCGTTGGGCGAAAAGGTACTGTTGGGAGCCTTTACTGGGAGGACGGTCCGGCCTTCCCAATAGATACGGTTTTCTATGTAGTTCCTCGCGTCGGTTCGCTATTATTCAGTTACCATCTTTTATCCGTTCAGCCGCTGAAAGACATGAATACTGACGCGGCTGTTCCTGGCTTGAATCGCGGCAACGCATATCGTCTGGAATTCCCGCGACCCGACGAGCAACTCATTCAAGCTTTCGAGAACTTGGTTGCTCCACTTTGGAAACGTCGGGCTGCGAACCTCAAGGAAGTCGAGACTCTCGCGCAGACGCGCGATCTGCTCCTGCCAAAACTCATGTCCGGCGAAATCCGCCTCCGCGATGCCGAGAAAGCCGTGGAGGCCGTCGCATGA
- a CDS encoding class I SAM-dependent DNA methyltransferase codes for MPRGRPRASDKKENAQKSGNGGNLDFESKLWATADKLRGNMEPSDYKHVALGLIFLKYISDAFEAKREALLAEDLADPEDPEEYLAENVFWVPKEARWSHLQANAKQATIGKQIDDAMLAIESNNASLKGVLPKDYARPALNKVMLGELIDLISGIGMGEEADRSKDILGRVYEYFLGGFAGAEGKRGGEFYTPRSVVRLLVEMLEPYKGRVYDPCCGSGGMFVQSEKFVEQHGGRIGDIAIYGQESNYTTWRLCKMNLAVRGIDADIRWNNEGSFHKDELKDLRADHILANPPFNISDWGGDRLREDGRWKYGVPPVGNANYAWLQHILHHLAPHGTAGVVLANGSMSSAQSGEGEIRRAMGEGDVVDCMIALPGQLFYSTQIPACLWFLARDKKNNKFRDRRGQVLFIDARKLGHMVDRTRREFSEEDVAKISATYHAWRGEEGAGDYEDIPGFCKSASLEEIREHNHVLTPGRYVGAAAIEEDDVPFVKRFTALKEKLDEQIAQGEELGALIQAKLEGVVADE; via the coding sequence ATGCCTCGTGGACGTCCGCGCGCGAGCGACAAGAAAGAAAACGCGCAGAAGAGCGGCAATGGCGGAAACCTTGATTTCGAAAGCAAGCTTTGGGCAACCGCCGACAAGCTGCGCGGCAACATGGAGCCTTCGGACTACAAGCATGTCGCTCTGGGGCTGATCTTCCTCAAATACATCTCCGACGCCTTCGAGGCCAAGCGCGAGGCCCTGCTTGCCGAAGATCTCGCCGACCCGGAAGACCCGGAGGAGTACCTCGCCGAGAACGTCTTCTGGGTGCCCAAGGAGGCCCGCTGGTCTCATCTCCAAGCCAACGCCAAGCAGGCGACGATTGGTAAACAGATCGATGACGCCATGCTGGCGATTGAGTCAAACAACGCCTCGCTCAAAGGTGTCTTGCCGAAGGACTACGCCCGCCCGGCCTTGAACAAGGTCATGCTCGGTGAGTTGATCGACCTCATCAGCGGCATTGGCATGGGCGAAGAGGCGGACCGCTCCAAGGACATTCTTGGCCGCGTCTATGAATATTTCCTCGGCGGTTTCGCCGGAGCGGAAGGCAAACGTGGCGGAGAGTTCTACACGCCCCGGTCTGTCGTGCGCCTTCTGGTCGAAATGCTGGAGCCCTACAAGGGACGGGTCTATGACCCCTGTTGTGGGTCCGGCGGCATGTTCGTCCAGTCCGAGAAGTTTGTCGAGCAGCATGGCGGGCGCATCGGCGATATCGCCATCTACGGACAGGAAAGCAACTACACGACCTGGCGGCTGTGCAAAATGAATCTCGCCGTGCGGGGCATTGACGCCGATATCCGCTGGAACAATGAAGGCAGCTTTCACAAGGACGAGTTGAAAGACCTAAGGGCCGACCACATCCTCGCCAATCCGCCTTTCAACATCTCCGACTGGGGCGGCGACCGTCTACGCGAGGATGGCCGCTGGAAGTACGGCGTACCGCCGGTCGGTAACGCCAACTACGCATGGCTTCAACACATCCTGCACCACCTTGCGCCCCACGGCACCGCCGGTGTGGTTCTGGCCAACGGTTCCATGTCCTCCGCCCAGTCCGGGGAGGGTGAGATCCGCCGCGCCATGGGCGAGGGCGATGTGGTGGATTGCATGATTGCTTTGCCGGGACAGCTTTTCTACTCCACCCAGATACCAGCCTGCCTGTGGTTCCTCGCAAGAGACAAAAAGAACAACAAATTCCGTGACCGGCGAGGACAGGTTCTGTTCATCGACGCCCGCAAGCTCGGTCACATGGTCGACCGTACCCGTCGGGAATTCTCGGAAGAAGATGTTGCAAAGATTTCCGCGACGTATCACGCCTGGCGTGGCGAAGAAGGCGCGGGTGACTACGAAGACATTCCCGGCTTCTGCAAGTCCGCCTCGTTGGAGGAGATCAGAGAACACAATCACGTTTTGACACCGGGGCGGTATGTTGGCGCGGCAGCAATAGAAGAAGACGATGTGCCTTTCGTGAAACGCTTCACGGCGCTCAAGGAGAAGCTGGACGAGCAGATTGCGCAAGGCGAAGAACTCGGCGCGCTAATCCAGGCTAAGTTGGAGGGGGTGGTCGCCGATGAGTGA